In Janthinobacterium agaricidamnosum NBRC 102515 = DSM 9628, the DNA window GGCGGATAGGCGCCGTCAGGCTGTAGCCTTTCAGCGGGTATAGCGGCAGGTAGATGCCGGCCTGGGCCGCCAGGTCGCGGCTCTGGATGCCGGCCGCCAGCACAAAGTGATCGGCTTGCAAGGGGCCGAGGTCGCTGTCCACGGCCGTGACCCTGCCATGCCGGATAAGGAAGCCGCGCGCTTCGCCCTTCAGACTGCGTTGAAAACGCGGATGCAGCAGCAGGCGCTGTTCCAGCGCCTGGCAAAACGCGTGGCAGTCGGCCACCGCTTCGCCTGGGGTAAAGATGGCGCCGGCCAGGGAGGGCGCCAGCGCGGCCAGCGCCGGCTCTTGCTGCGCCGCTTCAGCGGGCGACAGCACCTGGCGCGCCGGTTCCGATGCGGGCCGGGCCACGGCGCGCTTGAAGATTTTCTTGGAGCGGTACACCACCAGCTTGCCGGCATTGCGCCACGCGAATTCCTGCGGCGTGATGCTCAATGCCAGCTGCGCCATGCCGAGCCGGCTCAGTTCGCCCAATTGCAGCAGTGTGGCGGTGGTGCGGCGGTTGCTGGCGCTGTTGCAGTTGCGCAGGAATTGTCCCAGCCAGCGCCACTGGCGCCAGTCGGCTTCGGGACGAAAGCGCAGCGGACCGTCTTTTTGCATCAGCCATTGCAACGCTTTCAGCGGCACGCCGGCATCGGCCAGCGGCGCCACGTAGCGGTAGCTGAGCTGGCCGCCATTGCGGTAACTGGCGGCCATGGCGAGCTGTTCGCTTCGTTCGAGCAAGGTGACGCCATAACCCGCTTCGGCCAGCCACCATGCGGTCGTCAAGCCGACCACGCCACCACCAATGACGATTACCTGCTGCATGCCGCCTCGCTGTTTTCACCTGTCCATGGAAAGCTTAGGCGCCGCGGCTGTTTCCGGCCAATGAATCCTCATGCTGCGGCCATAACTTCCTGTCATGTACCGCTTGGCTGCCGACGTAGCAGGGAATACACTATTGGTAGTTAAAAGACAGCGTTTTATATTGCGACGCATCAATAGCTTTGTTTATTTGTTACAGCCATATTGAGCGGAGTTGTCATGAAGATGTTGTTTTTTGTGAGCGTAACTTTATATTATAACCATTTTATATTTATTCATTCGCTGCGGATAATACGCAAATCCCCTAACGCTATTACACTAGCGTTATGAGGAGAACTGTATGAGCCAGACCAGCTTGGAAATCAAGGTCGATTTAAACGACAATTCACCTTTGTACATGCAAATCGCGCGTAAATTGAGCGATGACGTGCGCAACGGCCGCTATCAGGTCGATCAGGCGCTGCCTTCCGAACGAACCCTGTCCGAATTGCTGGATGTATCGCGGGTGACCGCGCGCAAGGCCATCGATCAATTGGTCGACCAGGGCCTGGTGGTGCGCCGCCGCGGCTCGGGCAATTACATTGCGCCGCGCATCGAACAACCGTTGTCGAATCTGTCGAGTTTTTCGGAACAATTGAAGCAGCGCGGCTATCAACCCGCTTCGCGCTGGCTGAAGCGTGACATCGTCACCGCCACGGCGGATGAGCAACTGAGCCTGGCGCTGTCGCCGAACACCAAGGTGGCGCGGCTGGAACGCCTGCGCCTGGCCGACGAGGTGGTGATGGCGTATGAAGTCAGTATTTTGCCGCAGAGCATAGTCGCCAATCCGGAAGCGGTCGGCGCGTCGCTGTATGAATACCTGAGCAGCATCGGCCGGGCGCCGGTACGCGCGCTGCAGCATATCCGGGCGATGAATTCCGGCGCCGAGCTGGCCGGCAAACTGGGTGTGCCGGAAGGCCAGGCGGTGCTGTTCATTACCCGTATCGCTTACCTGGAATCCGGCCAGCCGGTCGAGCTGACGCATTCCTATTGCCGCAGCGACCACTACGACTTCGTGGCCGAGATGCGCCGCACGCCATAACTTTTTGGCATGTGCCGGCCCCATCCTTTCATGGATGGCGCGCCATCTTCGGTTTACACTGGTTTCATCTATTCAACATGGTCATATGGCAATGTTATCGACTGAAACCCCCAGCCAACGGCATCCCGACCTGGATCTCTACCCTGCCAACCGGCTGGTCGACACGCTGATCGGCGATCATTTCGACGCGGTGGGCGCGGTGCACCGCGCCGCGCCGCAGATCACGGCCGCCGTCACGGCGGCGTTGCCGCGCATCGCGGCCGGCGGCCGGCTGATCTATGCGGGCGCCGGCACCTCCGGCAGATTGGGCGTGCTGGACAGCGTCGAACTGTATCCCACATTTTCTTGGCCGCATGAACGGGCGCTGGCGATCCTGGCCGGCGGCACGGGCGCGATGTTCGAAGCCGTCGAAGGCGCGGAAGACGACCGTCAGCAAGGCGCGCTGGATGTGCAAGCCTTGTTGCCTGGCACCAACGATGTGGTGATCTTGCTGGCCGCATCCGGCGCCACGCCGTATGTGCTGGGCGCGCTGCACGCCGCGCGGGCCGCGGGCGCCTTGACCATCGGCATCGCCAACAACCGCGCCGCGCCGGTCAGTGTCGAGGCCGCGATCGGCATCACGCTCGATACCGGCATGGAAGTGATTTCCGGCAGCACCCGCCTGAAAGCCGGCACCGCGCAAAAAATTGCCTTGAACACGATTTCGACGGCATTGATGGTGCGTTTGAACAAAACTTACGGAAACTTGATGGTAGACTTGAAGGCGACCAACGCCAAGCTGCTGCAGCGCGCCGTCGGTCTGACCATGCACGCCACCGGCGCCGATCAGGCAACCGCGCGGGCCGTGCTGGAACAATGCGGGTTTCACGTCAAGGTCGCGATAGTTGCCTTGTCCAAGAAGATAACGACAGACCAGGCACAGGCATTGTTGGATGGAGCAAACGGCAGTGTGCGCATGGCACTGGCGCCATAAACTTGCCGGCCTGGGCCAGACCTGGGAAGCATGCAGCAGTGAAACAAGACAAAACTCCTTCCAAGCCGTGGCGCTGGATACCGTCGCTGTATTTCGGCCAGGGCATTCCCTATGTCGTGGTGATGACGTTGTCGGTGATCATGTACAAGAACACCGGCTTGTCGAATACCGATATCGCGCTG includes these proteins:
- a CDS encoding D-amino acid dehydrogenase is translated as MQQVIVIGGGVVGLTTAWWLAEAGYGVTLLERSEQLAMAASYRNGGQLSYRYVAPLADAGVPLKALQWLMQKDGPLRFRPEADWRQWRWLGQFLRNCNSASNRRTTATLLQLGELSRLGMAQLALSITPQEFAWRNAGKLVVYRSKKIFKRAVARPASEPARQVLSPAEAAQQEPALAALAPSLAGAIFTPGEAVADCHAFCQALEQRLLLHPRFQRSLKGEARGFLIRHGRVTAVDSDLGPLQADHFVLAAGIQSRDLAAQAGIYLPLYPLKGYSLTAPIRRQHRAPEISITDFERKVLYARIGADLRVAAMVDLVGADASLDRDRIASLSRLAQQAMPGAADYDNAIPWAGLRPATPNSAPLVGASKYGNLWLNVGHGPLGFTFACGSASILADLMRGRHPPFALDFLQPG
- a CDS encoding GntR family transcriptional regulator, coding for MSQTSLEIKVDLNDNSPLYMQIARKLSDDVRNGRYQVDQALPSERTLSELLDVSRVTARKAIDQLVDQGLVVRRRGSGNYIAPRIEQPLSNLSSFSEQLKQRGYQPASRWLKRDIVTATADEQLSLALSPNTKVARLERLRLADEVVMAYEVSILPQSIVANPEAVGASLYEYLSSIGRAPVRALQHIRAMNSGAELAGKLGVPEGQAVLFITRIAYLESGQPVELTHSYCRSDHYDFVAEMRRTP
- a CDS encoding N-acetylmuramic acid 6-phosphate etherase gives rise to the protein MLSTETPSQRHPDLDLYPANRLVDTLIGDHFDAVGAVHRAAPQITAAVTAALPRIAAGGRLIYAGAGTSGRLGVLDSVELYPTFSWPHERALAILAGGTGAMFEAVEGAEDDRQQGALDVQALLPGTNDVVILLAASGATPYVLGALHAARAAGALTIGIANNRAAPVSVEAAIGITLDTGMEVISGSTRLKAGTAQKIALNTISTALMVRLNKTYGNLMVDLKATNAKLLQRAVGLTMHATGADQATARAVLEQCGFHVKVAIVALSKKITTDQAQALLDGANGSVRMALAP